A portion of the Malania oleifera isolate guangnan ecotype guangnan chromosome 3, ASM2987363v1, whole genome shotgun sequence genome contains these proteins:
- the LOC131151100 gene encoding probable xyloglucan glycosyltransferase 5, with protein sequence MTPRLNFSFGWAKENQKGTPVVVTMENPNYSVVEIDGPDAAFQPVERSRGKNARQVTWVLLLKAHRAAGCVAWLASVLWTLLGAIKKRLIFRQGVAMESEKTDKGKYLLRIIRLFLVVSLTILAFEVVAYLKGWHYFQNPNLHIPRTSADFQGLLHMVYVTWLAFRTDYIAPQIQALSNFCVILFLIQSVDRMILCIGCLWIKYKKIKPRIDGDPFKLDDAEGSVYEYPMVLVQIPMCNEREVYEQSISAVCQINWPKDRLLIQVLDDSDDESIQSLIKVEVSKWSQRGINIIYRHRLLRTGYKAGNLKSAMNCDYVKSYEFVAIFDADFQPNPDFLKQTVPHFKDNPELGLVQARWAFVNKDENLLTRLQNINLCFHFEVEQQVNGVFLNFFGFNGTAGVWRIKALEESGGWLERTTVEDMDIAVRAHLHGWKFIFLNDVKVLCEVPESYEAYKKQQHRWHSGPMQLFGLCLPAIIKSKISIWKKANLILLFFLLRKLILPFYSFTLFCVILPLTMFVPEAELPLWVICYVPVFMSFLNILPAPKSFPFIAPYLLFENTMSVTKFTAMISGLFQLGSSYEWIVTKKAGRSSESDLLAAAERESKTMNQPLINRGASESGLAELNQLNEHRETVAVPVKKINRIYRKELALAFLLLTASVRSLLSAQGVHFYFLLFQGVAFLLVGLDLIGEQMS encoded by the exons ATGACTCCAAGATTGAACTTCTCTTTTGGGTGGGCAAAGGAAAATCAAAAGGGGACACCAGTAGTAGTGACAATGGAGAACCCTAATTACTCTGTTGTGGAAATTGATGGCCCAGATGCAGCATTCCAGCCAGTCGAAAGGAGCCGGGGTAAGAATGCCAGGCAAGTGACATGGGTCTTGCTTCTCAAAGCTCATCGTGCAGCTGGTTGTGTTGCTTGGCTTGCTTCAGTTCTCTGGACATTGCTTGGAGCCATTAAGAAGAGGTTGATCTTCAGGCAAGGAGTGGCTATGGAGAGTGAGAAGACAGACAAGGGAAAATATTTGCTCAGGATCATTAGACTTTTCTTAGTCGTTTCCTTGACAATTCTGGCTTTTGAGGTGGTTGCTTATTTGAAAGGTTGGCATTACTTTCAAAATCCTAATTTGCACATCCCAAGAACTTCTGCAGATTTCCAAGGCTTGCTCCACATGGTCTATGTCACTTGGCTGGCATTTCGAACTGATTACATTGCACCCCAAATTCAAGCTCTCTCTAATTTCTGCGTTATCCTCTTCCTAATCCAATCTGTAGATCGAATGATACTTTGCATTGGTTGCCTATGGATCAAATACAAGAAGATTAAACCGAGAATCGATGGGGATCCATTCAAGTTGGATGATGCTGAGGGATCAGTCTATGAGTACCCCATGGTGCTTGTTCAAATCCCAATGTGTAATGAGAGAGAG GTATATGAGCAATCTATATCTGCAGTTTGTCAAATCAATTGGCCTAAAGACCGCTTATTGATACAAGTTCTTGATGATTCTGACGATGAGAGCATTCAGTCGTTGATTAAGGTTGAGGTCTCTAAGTGGAGCCAACGTGGTATCAACATAATATATCGACATCGTTTGCTTAGAACTGGTTACAAAGCTGGCAATCTCAAGTCTGCAATGAATTGTGATTACGTGAAGAGCTATGAATTTGTTGCAATTTTTGATGCTGATTTCCAACCAAACCCAGATTTCCTCAAGCAGACAGTTCCCCATTTCAAG GACAACCCTGAATTGGGTTTGGTTCAGGCTAGATGGGCTTTTGTGAACAAGGATGAGAATTTGTTGACTCGACTCCAAAATATTAACTTGTGTTTCCATTTCGAAGTTGAACAGCAGGTCAATGGGGTGTTTTTAAATTTCTTTGGTTTTAATGGAACTGCTGGTGTTTGGAGGATCAAAGCACTGGAGGAGTCTGGTGGATGGCTCGAAAGGACTACTGTAGAGGATATGGACATAGCTGTTCGTGCCCATCTTCATGGTTGGAAATTCATATTCCTTAATGACGTTAAG GTCCTATGTGAAGTTCCTGAGTCATATGAAGCTTACAAGAAGCAGCAACATCGGTGGCATTCTGGTCCAATGCAGCTTTTTGGACTATGTCTTCCAGCCATCATAAAATCTAAG ATATcaatatggaagaaagcaaacttGATACTGTTGTTCTTTCTCTTGAGGAAACTTATACTTCCTTTCTATTCTTTCACATTATTTTGTGTGATCCTTCCTTTGACCATGTTTGTACCTGAGGCTGAACTTCCTCTTTGGGTCATCTGTTATGTGCCCGTTTTTATGTCATTCCTCAACATTCTCCCAGCTCCAAAGTCCTTCCCTTTCATTGCTCCTTACCTCCTATTTGAAAACACCATGTCCGTGACCAAATTCACTGCAATGATATCTGGATTGTTTCAATTGGGTAGCTCTTATGAATGGATTGTCACCAAGAAAGCAGGCAGGTCATCAGAGTCTGACTTGCTGGCTGCTGCAGAGAGGGAGTCAAAGACAATGAATCAACCACTGATTAACAGAGGAGCTTCTGAGAGTGGTCTGGCTGAGCTGAATCAATTGAATGAACACAGAGAAACAGTTGCTGTACCAGTTAAGAAAATCAACAGGATATATAGGAAGGAGCTTGCGCTAGCTTTCCTCCTCCTTACAGCTTCTG